In the genome of Phycisphaerae bacterium RAS1, one region contains:
- a CDS encoding Protein arginine kinase, with protein sequence MSAGLGDFAKQAGEWLRGVGPLHEIVISTRIRLARNIRGFFFLSRADAKMRADIADAAQSGIKKARTLGDLIHVDVEKLDELDRTLLVERHLISKQHAESSGARRVAFDATETSAVMINEEDHLRIQVMRSGLQLGEAWEQIDQIDTSLADQLEFAFHPQYGYLTACPTNVGTGIRVSVMLHLPALRLTNELEKVAQAARDMRLAIRGLHGEGTEALGDFFQISNQTTLGRCELDIIDDFRTVVIPKIVEYEQNARKALLKNRVHALDDKIWRAIGLLRHARLMSSNEAMQCLSHLRMGLHVGRVKDINLQTLNELFLQTQPAHLQKLQGERLNGEQRSIARATFIRSRLSNN encoded by the coding sequence ATGAGCGCCGGCCTGGGCGATTTCGCGAAGCAGGCCGGCGAATGGCTTCGCGGCGTCGGGCCGCTGCACGAAATCGTCATCTCCACGCGCATTCGCCTGGCGCGCAACATCCGCGGATTTTTCTTCCTCTCGCGGGCCGACGCCAAGATGCGCGCCGACATCGCCGACGCGGCCCAGTCGGGAATCAAGAAGGCCCGCACGCTCGGCGACCTAATTCACGTCGACGTCGAGAAGCTCGACGAGCTGGACCGCACCCTGCTGGTGGAGCGGCACCTCATCAGCAAACAGCACGCCGAAAGCTCCGGCGCCCGCCGCGTGGCCTTCGACGCCACCGAAACCTCCGCCGTGATGATCAACGAAGAGGATCACCTGCGAATCCAGGTGATGCGCAGCGGCCTTCAGCTCGGCGAGGCGTGGGAGCAGATCGACCAGATCGACACCTCCCTCGCCGATCAGCTCGAGTTCGCGTTTCACCCCCAGTATGGCTACCTGACCGCCTGCCCCACCAACGTCGGCACCGGCATCCGCGTCTCCGTGATGCTCCACCTGCCCGCTTTGCGGCTGACCAACGAGCTTGAAAAAGTGGCCCAGGCGGCCCGCGACATGCGCCTGGCGATCCGCGGCCTGCACGGCGAAGGCACCGAAGCCCTCGGCGACTTCTTCCAGATTTCAAACCAAACCACGCTCGGCCGCTGCGAGCTCGACATTATCGACGACTTCCGCACGGTCGTGATTCCGAAAATCGTCGAGTACGAGCAGAACGCCCGCAAGGCGCTGCTCAAGAACCGCGTTCACGCCCTGGACGACAAGATCTGGCGCGCCATCGGGCTTCTGCGACACGCGCGGCTGATGAGCTCGAACGAGGCCATGCAGTGCTTGTCGCACCTGCGCATGGGGCTGCACGTCGGGCGCGTCAAAGACATCAACCTGCAGACGCTCAACGAGCTCTTCCTCCAAACCCAGCCGGCGCACCTGCAGAAGCTGCAGGGGGAGCGCCTCAACGGCGAACAGCGCAGCATCGCCCGCGCCACGTTCATCCGCTCCCGCCTCAGCAATAATTAA
- the smtB gene encoding HTH-type transcriptional repressor SmtB: MQSTGAHIRNTARSEILRAIAHPIRIAILDALQGCEMCVGELADLLLAGQPTVSKHLAMLRAAGVVEVRRDGNSAYYRLTTQSLPALWGSVEDLLATRHKSGALALRTPQSSQ, translated from the coding sequence ATGCAATCCACCGGCGCCCACATCAGAAACACCGCCCGCTCCGAGATTCTCCGCGCCATCGCTCACCCGATTCGAATCGCGATCCTCGACGCTCTTCAGGGCTGCGAGATGTGCGTCGGCGAGCTGGCCGACTTGCTGCTCGCCGGACAACCGACGGTGTCAAAGCACCTCGCGATGCTCCGCGCCGCCGGCGTCGTCGAAGTTCGTCGCGACGGCAACTCGGCCTACTACCGGCTGACGACGCAGTCACTTCCCGCGCTGTGGGGGTCCGTCGAAGACCTGCTGGCGACGCGGCACAAATCCGGCGCGCTGGCGCTCCGCACGCCGCAGTCGTCGCAATGA
- the aceE gene encoding Pyruvate dehydrogenase E1 component, producing MLQHNYRDHDPSETADWLESIEAVDRASGPQRSAFLIEQLQRWAHRRQVPISFNANTPYINSIAREDQPPYPGDRKIERRIKSVLRWNAMAMVVRANKLSDGIGGHISTYASVATLLEVGFNHFFRAGDPETAGDQIFFQGHSSPGIYARAYLEGRLDERHLVNFRRELAPGGGLSSYPHPWLMPKFWCHPTVSMGLGPITSIYQARFNSYLVDRGVLPHDGSRVWAFLGDGEMDEPESLGAITLASREQLDNLTWVVNCNLQRLDGPVRGNGNIIQELEAAFRGAGWNVIKCIWGSDWDPLFEADADGILIDTMDEIVDGQWQRYAVEPGGYAREHFFGRDPRLAKLVEQMSDDQIHRMRLGGHDPEKVYAAFSAALAAKGRPSVILARTIKGYGLGEAGEGRNVTHQQKKLNEQEMKHFRDRFEIPVSDKDIKNAPFYRFEKGSAEYEYLTERRRALGGSVPARRVQVQKLEAPGVELFDEFMGGSGDRKASTTMALMRMLARLLADKRLGKLIVPIVPDEARTFGMEALFRTYGIYAHAGQLYEPVDHAQLMRYEERQNGQILEEGITEAGSMASFTAAGTAYATHGLNMIPFFIFYSMFGFQRIGDSIWAAADMRCRGFLVGATAGRTTLNGEGLQHQDGHSHLHASTVPNCISYDPGFAYELAIIIREGVRRMYFEQESVFYYLTAYNEVHEQPAMPDSAEQGILKGLYKFRAAENVAAGAARVHLFGSGPLIREALRAQEILRDKFGVAADVWSATSYTELYREALEVERWNRLHPAETPRTAYVQQILAGEPWPIVSTGDYVKALAQRIAPWTPAGLTALGADGFGRSETRESLRRHFETDAEHMVYAALCSVAARGQFERSRLAGAMKTLGIDGDAPSSANG from the coding sequence ATGTTACAACACAATTATCGCGACCATGACCCCTCCGAGACCGCCGACTGGCTCGAATCCATCGAGGCGGTGGACCGTGCCTCCGGCCCTCAACGCAGCGCCTTTCTGATCGAGCAGTTGCAGCGCTGGGCCCACCGCCGGCAAGTTCCGATCTCGTTCAACGCCAACACTCCTTACATTAACTCCATCGCGCGCGAAGACCAGCCGCCATATCCCGGCGACCGCAAGATCGAGCGCCGCATCAAGAGCGTCCTGCGCTGGAACGCGATGGCGATGGTGGTTCGCGCGAACAAGCTGTCGGACGGCATCGGCGGCCATATTTCGACTTACGCTTCTGTCGCGACGCTGCTCGAAGTCGGGTTCAACCACTTCTTCCGCGCCGGAGATCCCGAGACAGCCGGCGACCAAATCTTCTTTCAGGGTCATTCCTCGCCCGGCATCTATGCCCGGGCGTATCTCGAAGGCCGGCTGGACGAGCGTCACCTGGTCAACTTTCGGCGTGAGTTGGCCCCGGGCGGCGGACTATCGAGCTATCCGCATCCGTGGCTGATGCCGAAATTCTGGTGTCATCCGACGGTCTCAATGGGACTGGGGCCGATCACGTCGATCTACCAGGCGCGGTTCAATTCGTACCTGGTTGATCGCGGTGTTCTGCCGCATGACGGTTCGCGGGTTTGGGCGTTTCTGGGCGACGGCGAGATGGATGAGCCGGAGAGTCTGGGCGCGATCACGCTCGCGTCGCGAGAGCAGCTCGACAACCTGACGTGGGTGGTGAACTGCAATCTGCAGCGGCTGGACGGCCCGGTGCGCGGCAACGGCAACATCATCCAGGAACTGGAGGCGGCGTTTCGCGGGGCCGGATGGAACGTCATCAAGTGCATCTGGGGAAGCGACTGGGATCCGCTGTTCGAGGCCGACGCCGACGGCATTCTGATCGACACGATGGATGAGATCGTCGACGGCCAGTGGCAGCGTTACGCGGTCGAGCCGGGCGGCTACGCGCGCGAGCACTTTTTCGGCCGCGACCCGCGCCTGGCGAAGCTGGTCGAGCAGATGAGCGATGACCAGATTCACCGAATGCGCCTGGGCGGGCACGACCCGGAGAAAGTCTACGCGGCTTTTTCGGCGGCGCTGGCGGCGAAAGGCCGGCCGTCGGTGATTCTGGCGCGGACGATCAAGGGTTACGGACTGGGCGAGGCGGGCGAAGGCCGAAACGTCACGCACCAGCAGAAGAAGCTCAACGAGCAGGAAATGAAGCACTTCCGCGATCGGTTTGAAATCCCGGTCAGCGACAAGGACATCAAGAACGCGCCGTTCTATCGCTTCGAGAAGGGCAGCGCGGAATACGAATACCTGACCGAGCGCCGCCGGGCGCTGGGCGGCTCAGTGCCGGCCCGCAGGGTCCAGGTGCAGAAACTCGAGGCCCCCGGCGTCGAGCTGTTCGACGAGTTCATGGGCGGCAGCGGCGATCGCAAGGCCAGCACCACCATGGCGCTGATGCGCATGCTGGCGCGGCTGCTGGCTGACAAGCGGCTGGGCAAGCTTATCGTCCCGATCGTCCCCGACGAGGCCCGCACGTTCGGCATGGAGGCGCTGTTCCGCACCTACGGCATCTACGCCCACGCCGGCCAGCTCTACGAGCCGGTCGATCACGCCCAGCTCATGCGCTACGAAGAGCGGCAGAACGGCCAGATTCTCGAAGAGGGCATCACCGAGGCCGGGTCGATGGCTTCGTTCACCGCGGCGGGGACGGCGTACGCGACGCACGGGCTGAACATGATCCCGTTTTTCATCTTCTACTCGATGTTCGGCTTCCAGCGCATCGGCGACAGCATCTGGGCGGCGGCGGACATGCGCTGCCGCGGGTTCCTCGTGGGCGCGACAGCGGGCCGCACCACGCTGAACGGCGAAGGGCTGCAACACCAGGATGGTCACTCGCATCTGCACGCCAGCACGGTGCCCAACTGCATCTCGTACGACCCGGGATTCGCGTACGAGCTGGCGATCATCATCCGCGAGGGCGTTCGGCGGATGTATTTCGAGCAGGAGAGCGTGTTCTACTACCTGACGGCGTACAACGAGGTGCATGAGCAGCCGGCCATGCCCGACAGCGCCGAGCAGGGGATTCTGAAGGGTCTATACAAGTTTCGCGCCGCCGAGAACGTGGCGGCGGGGGCGGCGCGGGTCCATTTATTCGGGAGCGGCCCGCTTATTCGCGAGGCGCTGCGGGCGCAGGAGATCCTGCGGGACAAGTTCGGCGTGGCGGCGGACGTCTGGAGCGCAACGAGCTACACCGAGCTGTACCGCGAGGCGCTGGAGGTCGAACGCTGGAATCGCCTTCATCCGGCCGAGACTCCGCGCACCGCGTATGTGCAGCAAATCCTGGCCGGCGAGCCCTGGCCGATCGTCAGCACCGGCGACTACGTTAAGGCCCTGGCGCAGCGTATCGCACCGTGGACGCCGGCGGGACTGACGGCGCTGGGCGCCGATGGTTTTGGCCGCAGCGAGACGCGTGAAAGCCTGCGACGGCATTTTGAGACCGACGCCGAGCACATGGTCTACGCGGCGCTCTGTTCGGTCGCGGCGCGCGGACAGTTTGAGCGGAGCAGGCTGGCGGGCGCGATGAAGACGCTGGGAATCGACGGCGACGCGCCGTCGTCGGCGAACGGGTAA
- the ltaA gene encoding L-allo-threonine aldolase yields the protein MPNIVDLRSDTVTKPTPAMRAAIAAAEVGDDVLGDDPTVIALQERAAALLGKEAALYVPSGSMANQIAIRCFTEPGDEIICDVTTHSYNYETGGPAALSGCSMRFIEGPRGIFSPRDVVGCLRPNSMHFARSRLVIIENTNNRGGGSVWPAAAVAAVAETAHEHGLSVHLDGARLMNACAASGLKPTDYTQHVDSVSMCFSKGLGAPVGSIVAGTRAFFQRAQRFRKMFGGAMRQAGLLAAAAIYALDHNVTRLAEDHANARFFAEAIAGLPGIRLDPREVETNIVIFGVSAELGAAQEFVDRLRERGVWMFATGADKVRAVTHLDVTRGQIERALGVFREVCGAKAGVRS from the coding sequence ATGCCGAATATCGTTGATCTGCGCAGCGACACCGTCACCAAACCGACGCCCGCCATGCGGGCCGCGATCGCGGCGGCCGAGGTCGGTGACGACGTGCTGGGCGACGATCCGACCGTGATCGCGCTTCAGGAGCGGGCGGCGGCGCTGCTCGGCAAGGAGGCGGCGCTGTACGTTCCTTCCGGCAGCATGGCGAACCAGATCGCGATCCGCTGCTTCACCGAGCCGGGCGACGAGATCATCTGCGACGTGACCACGCACAGCTACAACTACGAGACCGGCGGGCCGGCGGCGCTGTCGGGTTGCAGCATGCGATTCATCGAGGGGCCGCGCGGCATCTTTTCGCCGCGCGACGTGGTTGGCTGTCTGCGGCCGAATTCGATGCATTTTGCGCGTTCGCGGCTGGTCATTATCGAGAATACGAACAACCGCGGCGGCGGGAGCGTGTGGCCGGCGGCGGCGGTCGCGGCGGTGGCCGAGACGGCTCACGAGCACGGGCTGAGCGTGCATCTGGACGGAGCGCGGCTGATGAACGCCTGCGCCGCGAGCGGGCTGAAGCCGACGGACTACACGCAGCATGTGGACTCGGTGTCGATGTGCTTTTCGAAGGGGCTGGGGGCGCCGGTCGGGTCGATCGTGGCCGGGACGCGGGCGTTTTTTCAGAGGGCCCAGAGGTTCCGCAAGATGTTCGGCGGGGCGATGCGGCAGGCGGGACTGCTGGCGGCGGCGGCGATCTATGCCTTGGATCACAATGTCACGCGGCTGGCGGAGGATCATGCCAACGCGCGCTTCTTTGCGGAGGCAATCGCCGGGCTGCCGGGCATTCGGCTGGATCCGCGCGAGGTGGAGACGAACATCGTCATCTTCGGCGTGTCGGCTGAGCTTGGCGCGGCGCAGGAGTTTGTGGACCGGCTGCGCGAGCGGGGCGTGTGGATGTTCGCGACGGGGGCTGACAAGGTGCGGGCGGTGACGCATCTGGATGTGACGCGCGGGCAGATTGAGCGGGCGCTTGGGGTGTTTCGGGAGGTGTGCGGGGCGAAGGCGGGAGTGAGAAGTTAG
- a CDS encoding UvrB/uvrC motif protein, which yields MGLCQRCKKAQATFHLTNIDPHGNKMEQHLCERCAIEEGLQQAKSPVSVNEYVETFLASSKAGAAAASNLVCENCGITYIEFRNQGMLGCPDDYDAFKEHLAKLIERAQENATHHVGKTPKAPATRKPGPAEVRRLKKLLEEAVAAEDYERAAQLRDRIGELEKA from the coding sequence ATGGGCCTCTGTCAGCGCTGCAAGAAAGCCCAGGCCACCTTCCACTTGACGAACATCGACCCGCACGGCAACAAGATGGAGCAGCATCTCTGCGAGCGCTGCGCCATCGAGGAAGGATTGCAGCAGGCCAAGTCCCCCGTCTCGGTCAACGAGTACGTCGAGACCTTCCTCGCCTCCAGCAAGGCCGGGGCCGCCGCCGCCAGCAACCTCGTCTGCGAAAACTGCGGCATCACTTACATCGAATTCCGCAACCAGGGCATGCTCGGCTGCCCGGATGATTATGACGCCTTCAAGGAGCACCTCGCCAAGCTGATCGAGCGCGCCCAGGAAAACGCGACCCACCACGTCGGCAAAACCCCCAAGGCCCCGGCGACGCGCAAGCCCGGCCCGGCCGAAGTGCGACGGCTCAAGAAGCTGCTCGAAGAGGCTGTGGCCGCCGAAGATTACGAGCGCGCCGCGCAGCTCCGCGACCGCATCGGCGAGCTGGAGAAGGCATGA
- a CDS encoding L-Ala-D/L-Glu epimerase, translating to MRLNWRRQTLRLRHRFATSRGGIDEKETIVVELEHDGVVGMGEIAPSALYGQSLESSEAMLAAAGGAMGDDPFQIEPIVAGLAERFDDQRAAIAGIDAALHDWVGKRLGAPVWRLLGLSRPRQRTSFTIGATATVAGVREKLREALEAGFDLLKVKVGTPDDARTLEIVRERFDGPLLLDANEAWTPAEAVRAIRSLERFRPAVIEQPLHRRDDAALPELRTLGVAPIIADESCQRPADVLRLHGLVDGVSIKFTKCGGVREALRMIALGRVLGMRVMLGCFVSSSLAIAPALAIASLVDFADLDGHLLLAEDSFDGIGRQGGELFFPSVEPGLGVVLRT from the coding sequence ATGCGGCTGAACTGGCGGAGGCAGACGCTCCGGCTGCGGCATCGTTTCGCGACTTCGCGCGGCGGAATTGACGAGAAGGAGACCATCGTCGTCGAATTGGAGCACGACGGCGTGGTGGGGATGGGGGAGATCGCGCCGTCGGCGCTTTACGGACAATCGCTGGAGAGCAGCGAGGCGATGCTCGCGGCGGCCGGGGGTGCGATGGGGGATGATCCATTTCAAATCGAGCCGATCGTGGCGGGGCTGGCGGAGCGATTCGACGATCAACGGGCTGCGATCGCCGGGATTGACGCGGCATTGCATGACTGGGTGGGCAAGCGCCTGGGCGCGCCCGTATGGCGACTGTTGGGGCTCTCGCGGCCGCGGCAGCGGACGTCGTTTACGATCGGCGCAACGGCCACGGTTGCCGGCGTGCGTGAGAAGCTGCGCGAGGCGCTGGAGGCGGGGTTCGACCTGCTGAAAGTAAAGGTGGGCACACCGGACGACGCGCGCACGCTCGAGATCGTTCGCGAGCGCTTCGACGGGCCGCTGCTGCTGGATGCGAACGAGGCCTGGACGCCGGCCGAGGCAGTGCGGGCGATTCGGTCGCTGGAGCGCTTCAGACCGGCCGTGATCGAGCAGCCGCTGCATCGCCGCGATGATGCGGCGCTGCCGGAACTGCGAACGCTGGGGGTGGCGCCGATCATTGCGGATGAAAGCTGTCAGCGGCCGGCGGACGTGCTGAGGCTGCACGGACTGGTGGACGGCGTCAGTATCAAGTTCACCAAGTGCGGCGGCGTGCGCGAGGCGTTGCGGATGATCGCGCTGGGGCGCGTGCTGGGGATGCGCGTGATGCTGGGGTGCTTCGTCTCGAGCAGCCTGGCGATTGCGCCGGCGCTGGCGATCGCGTCGCTGGTGGACTTCGCCGACCTGGATGGGCATTTGCTGCTGGCGGAGGATTCGTTCGACGGGATCGGGCGGCAGGGGGGTGAGTTGTTCTTTCCGTCCGTCGAGCCGGGGTTGGGCGTGGTGCTACGCACTTAG
- a CDS encoding beta-lactamase/D-alanine carboxypeptidase: MTSRILLAAFIGICALGVGQRPAGAQTGHKLVIPPVGVEMDSDHDGLIDTDDDCPNVLYLPLFDWTACAPMDLNPANDPQPECRARERVANLLMTDPTFVTQMSFAVVKEGRLHFADAFNYVGDGQFVRDASGVHRLYRIGSTTKSIVAVAAKAMEERGQLSLGDYVSDEDGTQAIANPQRTLRHLLTHQGAFRTDYGAIHLFCYDGDLAAFWLDPDDVVSPHYNSAQYGNLGGGYQYSAFNYSLAGAYLAHRAGRPLATLLQRRVFNKTGMCTATLDGTRAANSPIGNGWGVSETATMHVGPYVNYYSQFDPRCADNYYSSDDLPGDAYSWQVYRIDEAAAEARDPAGGVIASVIDLAHFAESLLASYHGRGGLLSPAGIRDLWAATTDLGCSPNCPYERYYGIGFFTSSLPGQPVVQVGHGGARPGFATAFVLRPQSDAAVCIFANADVSTQTLSNLAKTILDDFAD, translated from the coding sequence ATGACCTCGCGAATCCTCCTGGCCGCGTTCATTGGAATCTGCGCTCTCGGTGTCGGGCAGCGGCCGGCCGGCGCGCAGACCGGACACAAGCTCGTCATCCCGCCCGTGGGCGTCGAGATGGACTCGGATCACGACGGCCTGATTGACACCGACGACGACTGTCCGAACGTGCTGTACCTGCCGCTCTTCGACTGGACGGCGTGCGCGCCGATGGACCTGAACCCGGCCAACGATCCGCAGCCGGAGTGCCGCGCGCGAGAGCGCGTGGCGAACCTGCTGATGACCGACCCGACGTTCGTGACGCAGATGTCTTTCGCCGTGGTCAAGGAAGGCAGGCTGCATTTCGCCGATGCGTTCAATTATGTCGGCGACGGGCAATTCGTACGCGACGCGTCCGGCGTTCACCGGCTCTACCGGATCGGCTCGACGACCAAGTCGATCGTCGCGGTCGCCGCCAAGGCGATGGAGGAGAGAGGCCAGCTCTCGCTGGGCGATTACGTGAGCGATGAGGATGGAACGCAGGCGATTGCGAATCCACAGCGGACGCTGCGCCATCTTCTGACACACCAGGGCGCATTCCGCACGGACTACGGCGCGATCCACCTCTTCTGCTACGACGGCGATCTGGCGGCGTTCTGGCTCGATCCGGACGACGTCGTCAGCCCGCATTACAACAGCGCTCAGTACGGAAATCTCGGCGGCGGATACCAGTACTCGGCCTTCAACTACTCGCTGGCCGGAGCGTACCTCGCGCATCGCGCCGGACGCCCGCTGGCGACGCTGCTGCAGCGGCGCGTGTTCAACAAGACCGGTATGTGCACTGCCACGCTCGATGGAACCCGTGCGGCGAACTCGCCCATCGGAAACGGATGGGGCGTCTCAGAGACGGCGACCATGCACGTCGGTCCGTATGTCAACTACTACAGCCAGTTTGATCCGCGCTGCGCGGACAACTACTACAGCAGCGACGACCTGCCCGGCGATGCGTATTCCTGGCAGGTTTACCGGATTGATGAAGCGGCCGCCGAGGCGCGCGACCCGGCGGGCGGCGTCATCGCGTCGGTGATTGACCTGGCGCACTTCGCCGAATCGCTCCTGGCCAGCTATCACGGGCGCGGCGGTCTGCTTTCACCGGCGGGCATCCGCGACCTGTGGGCGGCGACGACCGACCTGGGCTGCTCTCCGAATTGTCCGTATGAGCGCTACTACGGGATCGGGTTTTTCACGAGTTCACTGCCCGGCCAACCCGTCGTACAGGTCGGGCACGGCGGGGCACGGCCGGGCTTCGCGACGGCGTTTGTTCTTCGTCCGCAGTCCGACGCCGCCGTGTGCATCTTTGCCAACGCGGATGTCAGCACGCAGACGCTCTCCAATCTGGCTAAGACGATTCTCGACGACTTTGCGGATTGA
- a CDS encoding DNA polymerase III subunit delta, whose amino-acid sequence MPPVIVVFGDEPYQKALALRAALDELLPPEVDRAMALGEYDGAAAGGEEAGGPAYATVMDDLATLPFLTDRRVVVIREADRFVSAHRERLERYVEKPFSTGCLILDCRSFPKTTRLYKAVAAAGRVVECKKLSGRALVDFAMGEARARGKRLDSGTAAQIVDLIGQEQAIVAMEIEKLALFVGPRAEITSDDVGLLVGQTREERIFAVMDAAGAGRTAETLKLWHQTLATDSAAVYRAIGGMAFVVRKWLTAHRMIAAGAGVAEVAPKVMMWGRERELETILRRVPARRAAGTLAALAGVDAAAKSGLRSLENGIEGVLVGVSSIE is encoded by the coding sequence ATGCCGCCGGTGATCGTGGTGTTCGGCGATGAGCCGTATCAGAAGGCGCTGGCGCTGCGGGCGGCGCTGGATGAGCTTTTGCCGCCGGAGGTGGATCGGGCGATGGCGCTGGGGGAGTATGACGGGGCGGCGGCGGGCGGGGAGGAGGCCGGCGGGCCGGCGTATGCGACCGTGATGGACGACTTGGCGACGCTGCCGTTTCTGACGGATCGGCGCGTGGTCGTGATTCGCGAGGCGGACCGGTTCGTCTCGGCTCACCGCGAGCGGCTGGAGCGCTACGTCGAAAAACCGTTCTCGACCGGGTGCCTGATTCTGGATTGCCGCAGCTTTCCGAAGACGACGCGGCTGTACAAGGCGGTTGCGGCGGCGGGGCGGGTGGTGGAGTGCAAGAAGCTGAGCGGGCGGGCGCTGGTGGATTTCGCGATGGGTGAGGCGCGGGCACGCGGCAAGCGGCTGGACAGCGGGACGGCGGCGCAGATCGTCGACCTGATCGGGCAGGAGCAGGCGATCGTGGCAATGGAGATCGAGAAGCTGGCGCTTTTCGTCGGGCCGCGGGCGGAGATTACGTCGGACGACGTGGGATTGCTGGTGGGGCAGACGCGCGAGGAGCGGATTTTCGCGGTGATGGACGCCGCCGGGGCGGGGCGGACGGCCGAGACGCTGAAGCTGTGGCACCAGACGCTGGCAACGGACAGCGCGGCGGTCTACAGGGCGATCGGCGGGATGGCGTTCGTGGTGCGGAAATGGCTGACGGCGCATCGGATGATCGCGGCGGGGGCGGGCGTTGCGGAGGTGGCGCCGAAGGTGATGATGTGGGGGCGCGAGCGCGAGCTGGAGACGATCTTGCGGCGCGTGCCCGCGCGGCGGGCGGCGGGGACGCTGGCGGCGCTGGCGGGGGTGGACGCGGCGGCGAAGTCGGGGCTACGGAGTCTGGAGAATGGGATTGAGGGAGTTCTTGTTGGAGTATCGAGTATCGAGTAG